Below is a genomic region from Dioscorea cayenensis subsp. rotundata cultivar TDr96_F1 chromosome 14, TDr96_F1_v2_PseudoChromosome.rev07_lg8_w22 25.fasta, whole genome shotgun sequence.
CATATTGAAGCAGGAAAATCACCACttaaattgttgtgagagagaTCCATTTCTAAAAGTGAAGATTGTATGGAATGGTTCCAAGAATCAGGAATCATCCCTGAAAATGAGTTATTGCTTAAGCTCAACAGTCGAATTGTTGGTGGGAAAAGGGGTATTGATCCCTCGAAATGGTTGTTGCTTAGATCAACAACATCTAGATTGAGTTGTTCCAATGAATGGGGTAACCTGCCTTTGATGTCATTGTGTGATAAATCTACACCTTGAAGCTTCAAACTGAAATTCCAAAACCAATTTGGCATGACATCTGAAATTCCTACATTGGACATGGAAATAATATACAAGTTCTCCAACTTTTGAACCCAAGTAGGAAAACCAGGTCCCAAATGACAACCATCCATGTAAATTTTTTCCAATCTAGGTGGAGGAACCCAATTTGAGCTGATATTGAGTGTGAATTCATTTGAAGATATTTCCAGATATTCTATATTTGCAAGATTAGCAAAATGAGTCTCTGTCAGAACACCCACTAATTTATTATTGGCAAGACTTAGAAGAGCTAGCTTTGGAAACAATTGGCCAAGATTTTCAGGCAAAGTCTCATTCAGTTTATTGTAAGAAAGGTATAACTCTTGCAATGATGGTAGTTGAAGCTCTGGAATTGGGCCATATAATGAGTTTTGTGAAATTTCAAGTATCTTGAGGGACATGAGATTTTCTAACCATCCAGGAAAATGCCCAACTAGCCCAGCATCTGACAATCTTAATGTTTCCAAACTCTTATTAATACATCTTGAAAATATTCCTCCAAATTCACTTAATTCAATATTGAATTTATTTCCTGAAAGACCCAATTTTTGCAACATGCAAAGATCCCCCAATGTTATAGGCAGCCTAACTCCAACATGATAATTATATCTGAGATCAAGGATCTTGAGATTCGTCAGATTGCTAATAACAGGAGGAATGAGATTTGAAAATTGATTAAGTCCCAAATTCAGATACTGAAGGTTACTTAATTCAAACAACCACAGAGGAACTGTTGAACTAAGATTGTTACCTGACATATTGAACAGAAAAGGATAGTGAGATAGGAAATAAGAttgtttctaattaaaaaaaaaaaaacatgttgtTTTGAAATCTATAATATCCCATATAAATAAATGCTAGGGAATTAAAATCATGAAATACTCAATTAAgatattctttaatcaaaattgtTACCTGAAAGATCAAAGATTTGGAGTGATGTGAAATTAACTTGAGGAAGAGAAAGTGGGAGGTTAAGGTTGCAATAAAACAGTCGTAACTCATATAACCTCTGAAGTGTATTCAATGAGTGAAGCATATCTGGTGCCTCAGAAAGATCAACGTCATCAAAAATCAAGTATTGAAGAGAAGATAGATTTGAAAGCCAATAACTTTCAACTACATGGAGCCTCTGCCAAAAATAATGATTCCCAGAGAGATCAAGGTAGGCCAAGTTAGTGAGATTCCCAAGTTGATATGGAACAATTCCACTGAATCCAGCATATGAAAGATCAAGATATTGAAGACTCTGAATCAAACCAATGAAAGCTGGGATACCAACTCCTCTAAAGTAAATACCACTAAGGCCCAAGTATCTCAAGTGTCTCAAATCAAGCAATGAAGGCCTGATCTCACCTTCTAACTTTTGGTAGTTGAGGTTAAGCAGCACAACTTGTCCTGATTGATTGCTGCATTGCACTCCCTTCCAATTAGTGCAGCAGTTATTGCCAGTCCAAGAAGAGAGTAGTCCATAAGGATCATGAAGCCCTTGTTTGAAATCAATAAGAGCTTTTCTCTCATCTTCTTTACAAACCACTACTTGAtcttgctgctgctgctgctgctgctgctgctgctgttgttgtagAACACCAGCATCAACATCCAGCCTATTAATAAACAAGAGAAATAAGATCAGCAGTAAAGAGAGTAAAGTATTCATACTGAAAGAAAAGCTAATTGTTTAGATGTTGGTTTCTCTTCCATTGTGTTCAACTGGTTTATATAGATAGATTAGAGAGTCAAGTGTCTCATTCAATCATTCTAGCATGGCAGTGTTCTTGAATTTTTCCTCATTTAAATCCCTTTCAGTTAAATGACTGATGTTACATTGTTGTGGAATTCTGTGTGATTCCAAACTTTTGCAAACAGAGTGGAAATAGGCTTTAGTAAACAATATATTtagtatatttaaattattgttatgatAAACCATTCTATCTAATACAACACCAGAGTTTGTGCTTAAATATGAAAACCATCTTTTATAAGActtgattatttgaataaatgTGTTTAGTAGTTagttattaaaatcattaattttaataaatatttatgaataatGAGAAactaaaagtttttaattttaaaatatttatttttattggtatTCATTAAGTTAAAATTTGATCACAGcattaaaaaagttttttaattgtttttgagCAATCATACTCAaactcaattatttttatttcctgaCAATGGACATGTGATTGCTTGGTATTGAGATAATAGGATTGGTTTGatcattgaaaattaatttgaaggaaaattttattttgagttaaacaaaactttgaattaattagtattagccaaaataaaataaaaaaaatcaaagttaaaattatagttttataaaatGATAAGTTCTTATTTATGATAATAGTTCTcgattaattatttaatatattattttaattatgaaattttgtaAAACGAATTGGTAGATAACTTTAACTAATATTAATCTTAGGACATAATTATAACTGATATAGTATGTGAACTAACctaatgtatataatataaatatataagataaCGTCATAGTATTTATGGCATAAATTCTTTAAGTGGATaccatacaatatatatatatatatattcattttgaaCACCAAAGttcaatttgtattattattattattatttttttgaggtAGGGCGACAAGCGCCAACCCTCAGGGAGGTACGCGGGCGGGGGAATTGTCACAATGTCCTCACCCTCTTGAAATTGAGGAGCGCGGTCAGAGGGAATCGAACTCGCGTCTCCTCCGACGAGGGCACCCAGGGTACCGCTAGGCTACAAGCCCTTTGGTTAgtcattcaactttaatttatattcacTAGAAAAATTTGAGCATCAAAGATAATTCTAAGAAAAATTTGGTGACATATATATTGG
It encodes:
- the LOC120276462 gene encoding receptor-like protein EIX2: MNTLLSLLLILFLLFINRLDVDAGVLQQQQQQQQQQQQQDQVVVCKEDERKALIDFKQGLHDPYGLLSSWTGNNCCTNWKGVQCSNQSGQVVLLNLNYQKLEGEIRPSLLDLRHLRYLGLSGIYFRGVGIPAFIGLIQSLQYLDLSYAGFSGIVPYQLGNLTNLAYLDLSGNHYFWQRLHVVESYWLSNLSSLQYLIFDDVDLSEAPDMLHSLNTLQRLYELRLFYCNLNLPLSLPQVNFTSLQIFDLSGNNLSSTVPLWLFELSNLQYLNLGLNQFSNLIPPVISNLTNLKILDLRYNYHVGVRLPITLGDLCMLQKLGLSGNKFNIELSEFGGIFSRCINKSLETLRLSDAGLVGHFPGWLENLMSLKILEISQNSLYGPIPELQLPSLQELYLSYNKLNETLPENLGQLFPKLALLSLANNKLVGVLTETHFANLANIEYLEISSNEFTLNISSNWVPPPRLEKIYMDGCHLGPGFPTWVQKLENLYIISMSNVGISDVMPNWFWNFSLKLQGVDLSHNDIKGRLPHSLEQLNLDVVDLSNNHFEGSIPLFPPTIRLLSLSNNSFSGMIPDSWNHSIQSSLLEMDLSHNNLSGDFPASICANSSLEVLRLNNNNLSGELPLQLKNCQSLGILDLGYNKFNGSISTSIFDGSLYLIALRLRYNLFSGKIPPQLGGFNFLRVIDLAHNQFSGEIPVTLSKLKDMKGFSNTTYLTIDYDEFDVEMKGGERSYGVIGYVLPVAIDFSNNDLSGEIPKELMSLTGLQSLHLSNNHLTGKIPEGISELRRLESLDLSMNNLSGVIPESMTLLTSLDDLNLSFNELSGKIPSGGQLQAFSASVYSNNYNLCGLPLDVKCNVDKQSQSPIFQNDEDFFEDDERRWFYTSMGLGFAFGLLAFCGALIIKRRWCFTYFQLLDNLFDWIYVTMVVNFNKMKKLIFGEK